The following proteins are encoded in a genomic region of Brachypodium distachyon strain Bd21 chromosome 1, Brachypodium_distachyon_v3.0, whole genome shotgun sequence:
- the LOC100820846 gene encoding uncharacterized protein LOC100820846 isoform X2 gives MQSQSSSRVKMLAKVDGSGAIDYSVDPSTFGFPQDANQEFFNRALQYDYSVSRQGFEDKGFLPSLPDHVVNSTSSALGEYQQLDDFLRHLEPIESDGQRVQNNNGNIAHFSRASNTSCLDHVEDITSYDVDCRDDRAISFGSSCSTGIASYPYINLLQSNNCIADTEDGTWAALMQMQEALEASNEECSDLTFNNTELSGGSTMQHQVVWDNGCLTSPSFTSNFLPFPGEAEATVTNTRNICHLQNLVDMPHDNEQDISSFELKVPEPKGTTTSNVCERRDEMHSAQWGAYPGHNESSVLMPVAQDRQNSISHQQLSVSVNGVDGSVDNDMKKLHGIYECEEQMEIDSLLNSFGASSDTFSQAYEIFQKGETLSDVDKKVKLEESSSATCVSDTVSYTTQAGAAESALSNGSSCAQQYQSTSQSCGLFSSESQWKTMAGSAFPLWGCQNGVNEYNSLHTLETNHKDHLLYSGHTSVQQQQSESKTTKLELIDNAGSPYQEFTTGVDGPFCAKRGTLPVTPTAHIQVQLPAPSLSMESNSSLIGGTELKKVNQCHPDVQLPMTQTSHVQLPAQSFSKDPNSSSIEITELKKVEQHHPDTQLPITQISHVQLPSPSSSKDPNSALTGRTGLKKFQHHSDMQFSMTQTNHVQLPVPSLSKDPNSALIEGTELKKVEQHHLDMQLPMTHTSHAQLPAPSLSKDPNPAFIGGTKLKNVEQLDNYSHVGSDQQIILLSASKPSCSSGSPIKKFDDMVDSRPKKRKRPAANLLVQHAQVMSGCGSKPCKRTPELDLARATRTSVKKVDGENATMQHSTFISRAQERLVLTTSLIQHVLPVLPARLLASNVTNPSETIVYHISKLAVSDILDPVLSFGSDPNNFTRSEKMPPSETSTSGKEGSKILSEVLATFVTRYGKLESSLSRVEKALTFQDFAFELREIDRWSILNHLVKFGEYKTLQAGGCSNPGPDPSSTIIRKHVRVAATAPLCLPDGVRCRVLK, from the exons ATGCAATCCCAGTCTAGCAGTCGTGTCAAAATGTTGGCAAAAGTAGATGGATCGGGTGCAATTGATTATTCAGTTGACCCAAGTACATTTGGTTTTCCACAAGATGCTAATCAGGAATTCTTTAACCGAGCTTTACAGTATGATTATTCGGTTTCAAGGCAGGGCTTTGAAGATAAAGGATTTTTACCAAGTCTTCCAGATCATGTTGTGAATAGTACTTCTTCTGCACTCGGAGAATATCAACAACTTGACGACTTCTTGAGGCATCTTGAGCCTATAGAATCTGATGGACAGCGGGTGCAAAATAATAACGGTAATATCGCACATTTCAGTAGAGCTTCGAATACATCCTGCCTTGATCATGTAGAAGATATAACTTCTTATGATGTTGATTGTCGTGATGATAGAGCTATCTCATTTGGAAGTAGTTGCAGCACAGGAATTGCAAGTTATCCTTATATAAACCTTTTGCAAAGCAATAACTGCATTGCAGATACGGAGGATGGCACTTGGGCAGCTCTTATGCAAATGCAAGAGGCCTTGGAAGCGTCTAATGAAGAGTGCAGTGACTTGACTTTCAATAATACAGAACTTTCAGGCGGGAGCACGATGCAGCATCAAGTTGTTTGGGACAACGGCTGTTTAACAAGTCCATCTTTTACCTCAAACTTTTTACCCTTCCCTGGAGAGGCTGAAGCAACTGTCACAAATACAAGAAATATTTGTCACTTACAGAACTTGGTTGATATGCCGCATGATAATGAGCAGGACATATCATCTTTTGAGCTCAAAGTGCCTGAACCGAAAGGGACAACTACAAGCAATGTTTGTGAGCGTCGAGATGAAATGCATTCTGCACAATGGGGGGCATATCCTGGTCACAATGAATCTTCTGTATTGATGCCAGTGGCCCAGGACAGACAGAATAGCATATCACACCAACAGTTGAGTGTGTCTGTAAACGGTGTAGATGGATCTGTAGATAATGACATGAAAAAGTTACACGGCATTTATGAATGTGAGGAGCAAATGGAAATTGATTCACTTCTAAATTCATTTGGTGCATCAAGTGATACCTTTTCACAGGCTTATGAAATATTCCAAAAAGG TGAAACTCTTTCTGACGTTGATAAAAAGGTTAAATTAGAGGAAAGCAGTTCTGCTACATGCGTCAGTGATACTGTCTCGTACACTACACAAGCTGGAGCCGCTGAGTCAGCTCTATCTAATGGATCCTCTTGTGCTCAACAGTATCAATCTACTTCCCAATCATGTGGTTTATTTTCTTCAGAATCTCAGTGGAAAACCATGGCCGGTTCTGCTTTTCCTTTGTGGGGTTGTCAAAATGGTGTTAATGAGTATAATTCATTGCATACGCTCGAGACAAATCATAAAGATCACTTGTTATACTCTGGCCATACTTCAGTGCAGCAACAACAGAGTGAATCTAAAACTACTAAATTGGAATTAATTGACAATGCTGGTAGCCCTTATCAAGAGTTCACAACTGGTGTGGATGGTCCATTTTGTGCCAAAAGGGGAACC CTGCCTGTGACACCAACTGCTCATATTCAGGTTCAGCTGCCTGCTCCTAGCTTATCCATGGAATCCAACTCATCATTGATAGGAGGAACAGAGCTTAAGAAGGTTAACCAATGTCATCCAGATGTGCAGCTTCCCATGACACAGACTAGTCATGTTCAGCTGCCTGCTCAGAGCTTTTCCAAGGACCCCAATTCATCATCTATTGAAATTACAGAGCTTAAGAAGGTTGAACAACATCATCCAGATACACAGCTTCCCATTACACAGATCAGTCATGTTCAGCTGCCTTCTCCAAGCTCGTCCAAGGACCCCAACTCGGCACTTACTGGACGGACAGGACTTAAGAAGTTTCAACATCATTCAGATATGCAGTTCTCTATGACACAGACCAATCACGTTCAGCTGCCTGTTCCAAGCCTGTCGAAGGATCCCAACTCAGCATTAATTGAAGGAACAGAGCTTAAGAAGGTTGAGCAACATCATTTAGATATGCAGCTTCCCATGACACATACCAGTCATGCTCAGCTGCCTGCTCCGAGCTTGTCCAAGGACCCGAACCCAGCATTTATTGGAGGAACAAAACTTAAGAACGTTGAGCAACTTGACAACTATAGTCACGTTGGTAGTGATCAGCAAATTATCCTACTCTCAGCAAGCAAACCTTCATGTTCAAGCGGTTCACCAATTAAAAAGTTTGATGACATGGTGGATTCACGACCCAAAAAGCGGAAAAGGCCAGCTGCAAATCTTCTAGTGCAGCATGCACAAGTCATGTCTGGGTGTGGGAGCAAGCCTTGTAAAAG AACACCTGAGTTGGATTTGGCTCGTGCCACCAGAACATCAGTCAAGAAG GTGGATGGTGAAAACGCAACGATGCAACATAGCACCTTCATTTCTCGAGCTCAGGAAAGACTTGTTTTAACGACTAGCTTGATTCAACATGTCCTTCCTGTTCTGCCAGCGAGACTTCTTGCCTCAAATGTTACTAATCCCAGTGAAACCATTGTGTACCACATTTCGAAACTGGCGGTCAGTGATATACTCGACCCTGTTTTATCGTTTGGCAGTGACCCCAATAACTTCACACGAAGTGAAAAGAT GCCACCGAGCGAGACCAGCACTTCTGGAAAGGAAGGCAGTAAAATCTTATCTGAAGTTCTGGCAACCTTTGTCACGAGGTATGGCAAGTTGGAAAGCTCCTTGTCAAG AGTCGAGAAGGCACTCACTTTCCAGGATTTTGCATTTGAGCTACGGGAGATCGACCGGTGGTCCATTCTCAATCACTTAGTAAAGTTTGGCGAATACAAAACACTGCAAGCTGGTGGCTGCTCGAATCCTGGGCCAGATCCCTCCAGCACAATCATCCGGAAGCATGTCAGAGTTGCTGCTACGGCACCACTATGCTTACCGGACGGCGTCCGATGCCGCGTACTGAAGTAG
- the LOC100820846 gene encoding uncharacterized protein LOC100820846 isoform X3 yields MQSQSSSRVKMLAKVDGSGAIDYSVDPSTFGFPQDANQEFFNRALQYDYSVSRQGFEDKGFLPSLPDHVVNSTSSALGEYQQLDDFLRHLEPIESDGQRVQNNNDTEDGTWAALMQMQEALEASNEECSDLTFNNTELSGGSTMQHQVVWDNGCLTSPSFTSNFLPFPGEAEATVTNTRNICHLQNLVDMPHDNEQDISSFELKVPEPKGTTTSNVCERRDEMHSAQWGAYPGHNESSVLMPVAQDRQNSISHQQLSVSVNGVDGSVDNDMKKLHGIYECEEQMEIDSLLNSFGASSDTFSQAYEIFQKGETLSDVDKKVKLEESSSATCVSDTVSYTTQAGAAESALSNGSSCAQQYQSTSQSCGLFSSESQWKTMAGSAFPLWGCQNGVNEYNSLHTLETNHKDHLLYSGHTSVQQQQSESKTTKLELIDNAGSPYQEFTTGVDGPFCAKRGTVSVWAAHPSIMENCSSRVHSTHTEPSDMQLPVTPTAHIQVQLPAPSLSMESNSSLIGGTELKKVNQCHPDVQLPMTQTSHVQLPAQSFSKDPNSSSIEITELKKVEQHHPDTQLPITQISHVQLPSPSSSKDPNSALTGRTGLKKFQHHSDMQFSMTQTNHVQLPVPSLSKDPNSALIEGTELKKVEQHHLDMQLPMTHTSHAQLPAPSLSKDPNPAFIGGTKLKNVEQLDNYSHVGSDQQIILLSASKPSCSSGSPIKKFDDMVDSRPKKRKRPAANLLVQHAQVMSGCGSKPCKRTPELDLARATRTSVKKVDGENATMQHSTFISRAQERLVLTTSLIQHVLPVLPARLLASNVTNPSETIVYHISKLAVSDILDPVLSFGSDPNNFTRSEKMPPSETSTSGKEGSKILSEVLATFVTRYGKLESSLSRVEKALTFQDFAFELREIDRWSILNHLVKFGEYKTLQAGGCSNPGPDPSSTIIRKHVRVAATAPLCLPDGVRCRVLK; encoded by the exons ATGCAATCCCAGTCTAGCAGTCGTGTCAAAATGTTGGCAAAAGTAGATGGATCGGGTGCAATTGATTATTCAGTTGACCCAAGTACATTTGGTTTTCCACAAGATGCTAATCAGGAATTCTTTAACCGAGCTTTACAGTATGATTATTCGGTTTCAAGGCAGGGCTTTGAAGATAAAGGATTTTTACCAAGTCTTCCAGATCATGTTGTGAATAGTACTTCTTCTGCACTCGGAGAATATCAACAACTTGACGACTTCTTGAGGCATCTTGAGCCTATAGAATCTGATGGACAGCGGGTGCAAAATAATAACG ATACGGAGGATGGCACTTGGGCAGCTCTTATGCAAATGCAAGAGGCCTTGGAAGCGTCTAATGAAGAGTGCAGTGACTTGACTTTCAATAATACAGAACTTTCAGGCGGGAGCACGATGCAGCATCAAGTTGTTTGGGACAACGGCTGTTTAACAAGTCCATCTTTTACCTCAAACTTTTTACCCTTCCCTGGAGAGGCTGAAGCAACTGTCACAAATACAAGAAATATTTGTCACTTACAGAACTTGGTTGATATGCCGCATGATAATGAGCAGGACATATCATCTTTTGAGCTCAAAGTGCCTGAACCGAAAGGGACAACTACAAGCAATGTTTGTGAGCGTCGAGATGAAATGCATTCTGCACAATGGGGGGCATATCCTGGTCACAATGAATCTTCTGTATTGATGCCAGTGGCCCAGGACAGACAGAATAGCATATCACACCAACAGTTGAGTGTGTCTGTAAACGGTGTAGATGGATCTGTAGATAATGACATGAAAAAGTTACACGGCATTTATGAATGTGAGGAGCAAATGGAAATTGATTCACTTCTAAATTCATTTGGTGCATCAAGTGATACCTTTTCACAGGCTTATGAAATATTCCAAAAAGG TGAAACTCTTTCTGACGTTGATAAAAAGGTTAAATTAGAGGAAAGCAGTTCTGCTACATGCGTCAGTGATACTGTCTCGTACACTACACAAGCTGGAGCCGCTGAGTCAGCTCTATCTAATGGATCCTCTTGTGCTCAACAGTATCAATCTACTTCCCAATCATGTGGTTTATTTTCTTCAGAATCTCAGTGGAAAACCATGGCCGGTTCTGCTTTTCCTTTGTGGGGTTGTCAAAATGGTGTTAATGAGTATAATTCATTGCATACGCTCGAGACAAATCATAAAGATCACTTGTTATACTCTGGCCATACTTCAGTGCAGCAACAACAGAGTGAATCTAAAACTACTAAATTGGAATTAATTGACAATGCTGGTAGCCCTTATCAAGAGTTCACAACTGGTGTGGATGGTCCATTTTGTGCCAAAAGGGGAACCGTAAGTGTATGGGCAGCACACCCTAGTATAATGGAAAATTGCTCCTCTAGAGTACATTCAACTCATACTGAACCTTCTGATATGCAGCTGCCTGTGACACCAACTGCTCATATTCAGGTTCAGCTGCCTGCTCCTAGCTTATCCATGGAATCCAACTCATCATTGATAGGAGGAACAGAGCTTAAGAAGGTTAACCAATGTCATCCAGATGTGCAGCTTCCCATGACACAGACTAGTCATGTTCAGCTGCCTGCTCAGAGCTTTTCCAAGGACCCCAATTCATCATCTATTGAAATTACAGAGCTTAAGAAGGTTGAACAACATCATCCAGATACACAGCTTCCCATTACACAGATCAGTCATGTTCAGCTGCCTTCTCCAAGCTCGTCCAAGGACCCCAACTCGGCACTTACTGGACGGACAGGACTTAAGAAGTTTCAACATCATTCAGATATGCAGTTCTCTATGACACAGACCAATCACGTTCAGCTGCCTGTTCCAAGCCTGTCGAAGGATCCCAACTCAGCATTAATTGAAGGAACAGAGCTTAAGAAGGTTGAGCAACATCATTTAGATATGCAGCTTCCCATGACACATACCAGTCATGCTCAGCTGCCTGCTCCGAGCTTGTCCAAGGACCCGAACCCAGCATTTATTGGAGGAACAAAACTTAAGAACGTTGAGCAACTTGACAACTATAGTCACGTTGGTAGTGATCAGCAAATTATCCTACTCTCAGCAAGCAAACCTTCATGTTCAAGCGGTTCACCAATTAAAAAGTTTGATGACATGGTGGATTCACGACCCAAAAAGCGGAAAAGGCCAGCTGCAAATCTTCTAGTGCAGCATGCACAAGTCATGTCTGGGTGTGGGAGCAAGCCTTGTAAAAG AACACCTGAGTTGGATTTGGCTCGTGCCACCAGAACATCAGTCAAGAAG GTGGATGGTGAAAACGCAACGATGCAACATAGCACCTTCATTTCTCGAGCTCAGGAAAGACTTGTTTTAACGACTAGCTTGATTCAACATGTCCTTCCTGTTCTGCCAGCGAGACTTCTTGCCTCAAATGTTACTAATCCCAGTGAAACCATTGTGTACCACATTTCGAAACTGGCGGTCAGTGATATACTCGACCCTGTTTTATCGTTTGGCAGTGACCCCAATAACTTCACACGAAGTGAAAAGAT GCCACCGAGCGAGACCAGCACTTCTGGAAAGGAAGGCAGTAAAATCTTATCTGAAGTTCTGGCAACCTTTGTCACGAGGTATGGCAAGTTGGAAAGCTCCTTGTCAAG AGTCGAGAAGGCACTCACTTTCCAGGATTTTGCATTTGAGCTACGGGAGATCGACCGGTGGTCCATTCTCAATCACTTAGTAAAGTTTGGCGAATACAAAACACTGCAAGCTGGTGGCTGCTCGAATCCTGGGCCAGATCCCTCCAGCACAATCATCCGGAAGCATGTCAGAGTTGCTGCTACGGCACCACTATGCTTACCGGACGGCGTCCGATGCCGCGTACTGAAGTAG
- the LOC100820846 gene encoding uncharacterized protein LOC100820846 isoform X1 — translation MQSQSSSRVKMLAKVDGSGAIDYSVDPSTFGFPQDANQEFFNRALQYDYSVSRQGFEDKGFLPSLPDHVVNSTSSALGEYQQLDDFLRHLEPIESDGQRVQNNNGNIAHFSRASNTSCLDHVEDITSYDVDCRDDRAISFGSSCSTGIASYPYINLLQSNNCIADTEDGTWAALMQMQEALEASNEECSDLTFNNTELSGGSTMQHQVVWDNGCLTSPSFTSNFLPFPGEAEATVTNTRNICHLQNLVDMPHDNEQDISSFELKVPEPKGTTTSNVCERRDEMHSAQWGAYPGHNESSVLMPVAQDRQNSISHQQLSVSVNGVDGSVDNDMKKLHGIYECEEQMEIDSLLNSFGASSDTFSQAYEIFQKGETLSDVDKKVKLEESSSATCVSDTVSYTTQAGAAESALSNGSSCAQQYQSTSQSCGLFSSESQWKTMAGSAFPLWGCQNGVNEYNSLHTLETNHKDHLLYSGHTSVQQQQSESKTTKLELIDNAGSPYQEFTTGVDGPFCAKRGTVSVWAAHPSIMENCSSRVHSTHTEPSDMQLPVTPTAHIQVQLPAPSLSMESNSSLIGGTELKKVNQCHPDVQLPMTQTSHVQLPAQSFSKDPNSSSIEITELKKVEQHHPDTQLPITQISHVQLPSPSSSKDPNSALTGRTGLKKFQHHSDMQFSMTQTNHVQLPVPSLSKDPNSALIEGTELKKVEQHHLDMQLPMTHTSHAQLPAPSLSKDPNPAFIGGTKLKNVEQLDNYSHVGSDQQIILLSASKPSCSSGSPIKKFDDMVDSRPKKRKRPAANLLVQHAQVMSGCGSKPCKRTPELDLARATRTSVKKVDGENATMQHSTFISRAQERLVLTTSLIQHVLPVLPARLLASNVTNPSETIVYHISKLAVSDILDPVLSFGSDPNNFTRSEKMPPSETSTSGKEGSKILSEVLATFVTRYGKLESSLSRVEKALTFQDFAFELREIDRWSILNHLVKFGEYKTLQAGGCSNPGPDPSSTIIRKHVRVAATAPLCLPDGVRCRVLK, via the exons ATGCAATCCCAGTCTAGCAGTCGTGTCAAAATGTTGGCAAAAGTAGATGGATCGGGTGCAATTGATTATTCAGTTGACCCAAGTACATTTGGTTTTCCACAAGATGCTAATCAGGAATTCTTTAACCGAGCTTTACAGTATGATTATTCGGTTTCAAGGCAGGGCTTTGAAGATAAAGGATTTTTACCAAGTCTTCCAGATCATGTTGTGAATAGTACTTCTTCTGCACTCGGAGAATATCAACAACTTGACGACTTCTTGAGGCATCTTGAGCCTATAGAATCTGATGGACAGCGGGTGCAAAATAATAACGGTAATATCGCACATTTCAGTAGAGCTTCGAATACATCCTGCCTTGATCATGTAGAAGATATAACTTCTTATGATGTTGATTGTCGTGATGATAGAGCTATCTCATTTGGAAGTAGTTGCAGCACAGGAATTGCAAGTTATCCTTATATAAACCTTTTGCAAAGCAATAACTGCATTGCAGATACGGAGGATGGCACTTGGGCAGCTCTTATGCAAATGCAAGAGGCCTTGGAAGCGTCTAATGAAGAGTGCAGTGACTTGACTTTCAATAATACAGAACTTTCAGGCGGGAGCACGATGCAGCATCAAGTTGTTTGGGACAACGGCTGTTTAACAAGTCCATCTTTTACCTCAAACTTTTTACCCTTCCCTGGAGAGGCTGAAGCAACTGTCACAAATACAAGAAATATTTGTCACTTACAGAACTTGGTTGATATGCCGCATGATAATGAGCAGGACATATCATCTTTTGAGCTCAAAGTGCCTGAACCGAAAGGGACAACTACAAGCAATGTTTGTGAGCGTCGAGATGAAATGCATTCTGCACAATGGGGGGCATATCCTGGTCACAATGAATCTTCTGTATTGATGCCAGTGGCCCAGGACAGACAGAATAGCATATCACACCAACAGTTGAGTGTGTCTGTAAACGGTGTAGATGGATCTGTAGATAATGACATGAAAAAGTTACACGGCATTTATGAATGTGAGGAGCAAATGGAAATTGATTCACTTCTAAATTCATTTGGTGCATCAAGTGATACCTTTTCACAGGCTTATGAAATATTCCAAAAAGG TGAAACTCTTTCTGACGTTGATAAAAAGGTTAAATTAGAGGAAAGCAGTTCTGCTACATGCGTCAGTGATACTGTCTCGTACACTACACAAGCTGGAGCCGCTGAGTCAGCTCTATCTAATGGATCCTCTTGTGCTCAACAGTATCAATCTACTTCCCAATCATGTGGTTTATTTTCTTCAGAATCTCAGTGGAAAACCATGGCCGGTTCTGCTTTTCCTTTGTGGGGTTGTCAAAATGGTGTTAATGAGTATAATTCATTGCATACGCTCGAGACAAATCATAAAGATCACTTGTTATACTCTGGCCATACTTCAGTGCAGCAACAACAGAGTGAATCTAAAACTACTAAATTGGAATTAATTGACAATGCTGGTAGCCCTTATCAAGAGTTCACAACTGGTGTGGATGGTCCATTTTGTGCCAAAAGGGGAACCGTAAGTGTATGGGCAGCACACCCTAGTATAATGGAAAATTGCTCCTCTAGAGTACATTCAACTCATACTGAACCTTCTGATATGCAGCTGCCTGTGACACCAACTGCTCATATTCAGGTTCAGCTGCCTGCTCCTAGCTTATCCATGGAATCCAACTCATCATTGATAGGAGGAACAGAGCTTAAGAAGGTTAACCAATGTCATCCAGATGTGCAGCTTCCCATGACACAGACTAGTCATGTTCAGCTGCCTGCTCAGAGCTTTTCCAAGGACCCCAATTCATCATCTATTGAAATTACAGAGCTTAAGAAGGTTGAACAACATCATCCAGATACACAGCTTCCCATTACACAGATCAGTCATGTTCAGCTGCCTTCTCCAAGCTCGTCCAAGGACCCCAACTCGGCACTTACTGGACGGACAGGACTTAAGAAGTTTCAACATCATTCAGATATGCAGTTCTCTATGACACAGACCAATCACGTTCAGCTGCCTGTTCCAAGCCTGTCGAAGGATCCCAACTCAGCATTAATTGAAGGAACAGAGCTTAAGAAGGTTGAGCAACATCATTTAGATATGCAGCTTCCCATGACACATACCAGTCATGCTCAGCTGCCTGCTCCGAGCTTGTCCAAGGACCCGAACCCAGCATTTATTGGAGGAACAAAACTTAAGAACGTTGAGCAACTTGACAACTATAGTCACGTTGGTAGTGATCAGCAAATTATCCTACTCTCAGCAAGCAAACCTTCATGTTCAAGCGGTTCACCAATTAAAAAGTTTGATGACATGGTGGATTCACGACCCAAAAAGCGGAAAAGGCCAGCTGCAAATCTTCTAGTGCAGCATGCACAAGTCATGTCTGGGTGTGGGAGCAAGCCTTGTAAAAG AACACCTGAGTTGGATTTGGCTCGTGCCACCAGAACATCAGTCAAGAAG GTGGATGGTGAAAACGCAACGATGCAACATAGCACCTTCATTTCTCGAGCTCAGGAAAGACTTGTTTTAACGACTAGCTTGATTCAACATGTCCTTCCTGTTCTGCCAGCGAGACTTCTTGCCTCAAATGTTACTAATCCCAGTGAAACCATTGTGTACCACATTTCGAAACTGGCGGTCAGTGATATACTCGACCCTGTTTTATCGTTTGGCAGTGACCCCAATAACTTCACACGAAGTGAAAAGAT GCCACCGAGCGAGACCAGCACTTCTGGAAAGGAAGGCAGTAAAATCTTATCTGAAGTTCTGGCAACCTTTGTCACGAGGTATGGCAAGTTGGAAAGCTCCTTGTCAAG AGTCGAGAAGGCACTCACTTTCCAGGATTTTGCATTTGAGCTACGGGAGATCGACCGGTGGTCCATTCTCAATCACTTAGTAAAGTTTGGCGAATACAAAACACTGCAAGCTGGTGGCTGCTCGAATCCTGGGCCAGATCCCTCCAGCACAATCATCCGGAAGCATGTCAGAGTTGCTGCTACGGCACCACTATGCTTACCGGACGGCGTCCGATGCCGCGTACTGAAGTAG